The following coding sequences are from one Natrarchaeobaculum sulfurireducens window:
- a CDS encoding fumarylacetoacetate hydrolase family protein has protein sequence MRLARLLTTDGPVSGRYDDGVVYAEDGSYEVGVDGRLLPPCEPTALYCVGRNYAETVEQMEYERPEEPDFFIKPPASLLAHEQPIPYPEFTDELTYAGELAAVIDERCRNVEPEDVSEIVRGYTIMNDVDALDQQGRTARKAFDGSGPLGPWLETDLDPRAVDMYTDVAGERRQEANTELMLFGPYEVVSYLSKRFTFEPGDVVAFGSPANPGLLEAGDTVEITYEGIGTLRNTVVDERD, from the coding sequence ATGCGACTCGCACGACTCCTCACGACCGACGGGCCCGTTTCGGGCCGGTACGACGACGGCGTCGTCTACGCCGAGGACGGCTCCTACGAGGTCGGCGTCGACGGCCGACTGCTACCGCCGTGTGAGCCCACGGCCCTGTACTGTGTCGGCCGCAACTACGCCGAGACCGTAGAACAGATGGAGTACGAACGCCCCGAGGAACCGGACTTCTTCATCAAGCCCCCGGCGTCGCTGCTCGCCCACGAACAGCCGATCCCCTATCCCGAGTTCACCGACGAACTCACGTACGCCGGCGAGTTGGCGGCCGTCATCGACGAACGCTGCCGAAACGTCGAGCCAGAGGACGTTTCCGAAATCGTCCGGGGCTATACGATCATGAACGACGTCGACGCGCTCGACCAGCAGGGCCGGACCGCGCGCAAAGCATTCGACGGCTCGGGGCCGCTGGGCCCCTGGCTCGAGACCGACCTCGACCCGCGGGCGGTCGACATGTACACCGACGTCGCAGGAGAGCGCCGCCAGGAGGCGAACACCGAACTAATGCTGTTCGGCCCCTACGAAGTGGTTTCTTACCTCTCGAAACGATTCACGTTCGAGCCGGGCGACGTCGTCGCCTTCGGCAGCCCGGCGAACCCAGGCCTGCTCGAGGCCGGTGATACCGTCGAGATCACTTACGAGGGCATCGGAACGCTCCGGAACACCGTGGTGGACGAACGCGACTGA
- a CDS encoding YkgJ family cysteine cluster protein — protein MSSEESPRVEVYPGREVVVDFDPNLTFECVEECTWCCHHGVLLYDRDLLELAQRANLVETTTDFRGEKFVTREEKAREDHVAEDGHACAFLREDGLCTLHLEEDWKPTRCSVFPLGVRLEGGDLHVDVRDSAHDHCDGLGVSDRRVIDNLEAFLPAILWDLENPDSDREL, from the coding sequence GTGTCCAGCGAGGAGTCGCCCCGCGTCGAAGTCTATCCCGGCCGCGAGGTCGTCGTCGACTTCGATCCCAACCTCACGTTCGAGTGCGTCGAGGAGTGTACGTGGTGTTGTCACCACGGGGTATTGCTCTACGACCGAGATTTACTCGAGTTAGCCCAGCGGGCGAACCTCGTGGAGACGACGACCGACTTCCGCGGCGAAAAGTTCGTTACCCGCGAAGAGAAAGCTCGCGAGGACCACGTTGCCGAGGACGGCCACGCATGTGCGTTCCTCCGCGAGGATGGACTCTGTACGTTGCACCTCGAGGAAGACTGGAAACCGACGCGGTGTTCGGTGTTTCCCCTCGGGGTCCGACTCGAGGGCGGCGACCTCCACGTCGACGTTCGAGACTCGGCTCACGACCACTGCGATGGCCTCGGGGTCAGCGACCGGCGCGTGATCGACAACCTCGAGGCGTTCCTGCCAGCGATCCTCTGGGACCTCGAGAACCCGGATTCCGACCGCGAACTGTGA
- a CDS encoding translation initiation factor eIF-1A — MTENTGRRNLRMPNNDEVFAIVTEHLGGNHVQLRCADGKERLGRIPGRMKYRTWIEQDDVVVAEPWDWQDEKATIEWRYTSQDADQLRREGHIE, encoded by the coding sequence GTGACAGAAAACACCGGGCGTCGGAACCTTCGGATGCCCAACAACGACGAAGTATTCGCCATCGTAACCGAACACCTCGGTGGCAATCACGTTCAGCTTCGCTGTGCGGACGGCAAAGAACGTCTCGGACGCATTCCGGGCCGGATGAAGTACCGAACGTGGATCGAACAAGACGACGTCGTCGTCGCCGAGCCGTGGGACTGGCAGGACGAGAAGGCCACCATCGAGTGGCGCTACACCAGCCAGGACGCGGACCAGCTTCGACGCGAAGGCCACATCGAGTGA
- a CDS encoding DUF7503 family protein, whose protein sequence is MSAKDTMTEYLAQNPRMIGALFTLVLLLSQAGTVAAGTNTQIGP, encoded by the coding sequence ATGTCCGCGAAAGACACCATGACGGAATATCTCGCACAGAACCCACGAATGATTGGCGCGCTGTTCACCCTCGTGCTCCTGTTGAGCCAGGCTGGAACAGTCGCTGCAGGCACCAACACGCAGATCGGCCCGTAA